ATAGCAAATGTGGACATGTGATGGCTTGAGAAACACTCTTTGCACCTGCTgtctaatttttaagtttatgcTAGATTAGAACTTATGCTGTGATTTGGGGCCTCTATAGGTTGAGCTTGCTTTGGATTCAAAGAATGAGCCATGGCTTTGTGTCTCTCAACGCTGATgtgcctatatatatatatttttggcaGGGTTGACATAGTCACAAGTTGATTCTGATGTTGTCGATCCATCTTTTGAGCCACTAATACTAGTAGAAGATTCCACTATATAGCTTGTAAGATCAACCTCAGCTGTAAGTGTCTATTTCCCTCAATCAGATGAATCCTTTCCAAATAATTTGGTAATGTTGTGTCTTTGTCCCTCTGGTCCTTGGCTGTAAGTGTCCACTCATTCTTCACAAAGATAGTATGTTATGTACTACCCATCACTCCTCCTTATCTTGGTAAGATTTTAAAGGTACATGCATGGAAAATTCTGTTTTCCTTGTGTTTTTTAATTGACACCATTTATTCTTATCTTCTTTTAAAGATGTGTCAACTACTATGGTTGTAAAGCTTGGCCCTGTACTGGACTTCCTTTGTGAGAATCAGAATGTGAAGCATCCAGATTTTATTGATTGGACCAAGGTGATAttgctatctttattttaattgtaacaAGGTTctgatttttatgtttattgaaCTGTGatgctttctttttgtttactTTCAGGCAAAAAGTGTGCTGAAAAACCTCAGAATCAAGGTTAATAATCTTGAGTTCAAAATCAGTGGACTCAGTGATAATACTTGCAGGACTCAGAAGTAAGTAGTTATAAACAATATGGTTGCTTACTTGTTGAAGGAAGTCTTAAAATTCTCTATTTGCTTAATCCATTTTCTTTGTATAGTTTGTTACAGAAATAAGAAGTTAGGATATTTATAACAGAACTAATAACTTTTCTGCATACATTTATTGTTAGTTACCATGAAGATATCAAGCTCTAATTGGCTGAACATGTTCAAGTTTTGTTGCTTCATTGCTTGCATTGGATCTATCTTCATAACCCTTTTTCTATGTAGATGATGTAATAGTGCTATTGAGTGTGTGATTTACATATAATTAGCTTTACTTAATGgtagtttttatttataaatggTTGTATTTAGTGATTAAGAAACAATGAATTGTAGAAGCAAAGGGTTTTGACATAGCAAATTGGAGAAGGAAAGGAAGCAAAAATTAAGGACCACACACGCCCCTGACCTCAGCACATGAAAAAGCTTTTAACACATCTTCACTCTCTACTTTCATGTTTCATcatatcatcattattattttaatttattaattttatataaaattacgTTGGTGTCATAGTTGccttctttttaaataaataaaaaaattatatatttactactttacataaaaatacaaatatttattattttatgtattattctttaattttgtagCCACCTAATTTTGTAGCCACTAtctgtaaaataaaaaagaaaaacttttaTTTGCAATCTTGTTGGAACAGTCAACAAAACTAAAATAGTAGAAAATATATTAACTTATTgatatttatgttaaaaattttggttcattaatatttaaaaaattatatcctCAAATTTACTCAGCTGATAGACAGAACTTAGTTTATACAATTGAAACACAAAGCCAAACACCCAAAGTGAGATGGGTTTTCTGCATAGATATAATTAAATCTCCTCTCCCTTCACTACATATATATCTCTTCTTCCTTCATTACATAAATTAATGTATATTCGCTACCCTGTTTCAGGTGCTACCCTGTTATCAAGTCCATCTAACATTTTGTGTTCTCATATTTGTGTTTGCTCAGAGATTTTTGGTCTAATTCCTTCAACTTTTTGCTTGGAGTTAAGGTTAGTACAATTATTGTGTTATAAATTTCATTGATTTCTAGGGTATTGTATGATAAATGAAATAGTACTTGTGTTGTGTTGTTGCTTGTATTgcattaaaaatattgatatgaTTAAATATTGATAGGATGTTGTATGATAGATGAAATGTTGCTTGTGTTGGATGATTTATAGGTACTAAAAATATCGAATTCGTAAGAAATGTCTTGACACCATCGAGTGTGGATGTATGATAGGTTGAATCCAACAAGAGGGGGTATTAAACCTGAGTTTTATGACAAGGTTGAGGAGTTTATAGAAACAATTAGTAAGTTAGATGTTGTGAAGTCGGAAGGAAAGTGTAGATGCCCATGCGTTAAGTGTAGATGCACAAATTATAAAGAGCTGAACATTATTAAGATGCATTTGTGGGAAAAGGGGTTTATGCCAAATTATTGGATTTGGACAGAACATGGAGAGATTGACGACATAGGGATTAATCAGACGGGATTCAATAATTGTGGGGAAGGTGGTTCAGGAAGTGGTGCAAATGTGGAAGAATGTGATATATATGACATTAGCTGGGAAGACAACTCCAGAAGGTATCATGAAATGGTTTTCGATTCTGCTGGTCCAGAAGATCCTCATGTAGAGGCTAAAAACTTTGTTGATCTTCTTGAGGCAGCACAAAAGCCTTTGTGGGAAGGTTGTGTGCACTCTCAACTATCGATAGCTGTTAGAATGCTATGCATTAAGGCCGAGGGAAACCAATCACAAGAGTCATTTAAGCAGTGGGCCACCTTAATTAGGGAAATTGCTCCTGAGGGTAGTGCCATACCTAGGGATTACTATGAGGCTAAGAAGTTAGTGCAAAAGCTTGGATTGAAGGCAATCAAAATAGATTGTTGCTCAAACAATTGCATGTTGTATCGAAAAGACGATGCTGCTCTAACTAGTTGCAAGTTTTGTGAAGCACCTAGATTCAAGCCTATTTCCGATGGTGGTTGTAAGTCCAAGAGAGTTCCTTTCAAACGGATGCATTACTTACCCTTAATCCCTAGACTTCGAAGGCTTTACGCGTCAATGAGTTCAGCTCCGCACATGACGTGGCATATAAAAAATCAACGTGATGATGGCATGATGACCCATCCGTCACATGGGGAGGCATGGAAAAGCTTTGACCGTATCCAGGCTACACGGGTCTTCCTCCACCAAGTTGGCCTACTCCAGGATGTATGGGTCCCCCTCCTCCACCCCCTCCTCCAATTTCGATTCCTCCTCTGCTTCGCAATTCCAGTCTATTAGTTGATTCAGAGACACTTGGAAGCTCTAGTACATCTCCTCCATCAGAGACTGCATCGGTTCCTAATATTGTCACAAAAGAAAGATTAGTTGACAAGGTAAAATTTGGATCtctcaataattaaaatagcaGCTTCTAGTGGATTTCTCATACTGCATTACCTATTTCTCTTATTACTCTTCTACACAATTTTTACATACTGCATTACCTATTCCTCTTATTACTTTTTCAGCAAGCAATACTAATcactcttcttcttttactaCTCCTAATCTAAATGTGTTTACtactatattttaatttcaaattaaagtGCTAATGacttaaaactatttttttagtttcctaACTTGTCAATTCTTTATGAAATTATCAGTTGGTTACCTTTCCCTCCTGGTTCTCAGAAGATTACAGAGATCATCAAGAAACGATATGATAAACCATACAAAAAGTTTGGAGATGTCCCTCTTCCGACAAAGAAGCTTTGGTTTAAGGAGTGGAAGGTAAAAGTGTTGgattgaataaaattattttggattGAATATTGTTCATGTGATTTGAATCTTATAAATAGCAATTTGATGAGTATGTGCAGAGCCACTTTcttattgatgatgatgatgatgagtttttCTGGAGGGCTTTCAAGTATAGGACAAGTAAGCGATTTAGCTAAATGATGTCAGATATCTGTGAAGATGTGGATACAACACACGAATGGCTAATTCCTGCTTAC
The Arachis duranensis cultivar V14167 chromosome 5, aradu.V14167.gnm2.J7QH, whole genome shotgun sequence genome window above contains:
- the LOC107488467 gene encoding uncharacterized protein LOC107488467 produces the protein MHLWEKGFMPNYWIWTEHGEIDDIGINQTGFNNCGEGGSGSGANVEECDIYDISWEDNSRRYHEMVFDSAGPEDPHVEAKNFVDLLEAAQKPLWEGCVHSQLSIAVRMLCIKAEGNQSQESFKQWATLIREIAPEGSAIPRDYYEAKKLVQKLGLKAIKIDCCSNNCMLYRKDDAALTSCKFCEAPRFKPISDGGCKSKRVPFKRMHYLPLIPRLRRLYASMSSAPHMTWHIKNQRDDGMMTHPSHGEAWKSFDRIQATRVFLHQVGLLQDVWVPLLHPLLQFRFLLCFAIPVY